The Leptospira montravelensis nucleotide sequence TGGTGGACCGAAAGTCCTCGTTTCCCTATTTCAATTCCTTGGAATGTTGATCCCATACGATTCTCCTAGGCAGTCGCGTTCAAAATGATCGCGCCTTTTTGGCCCTGCCCACGCCTTGTCGGTTGTTTGTGTGAGGTATAAACTTTTTCTCTGGATAACTCTTGCAAAGAGTCAACAGTAGTTTGCAAAAACTCTTTTCGTGTTTTTAAGAGTTTATCGTTTGTGATGATAGCGTCTTTTAAATCAGCCACTACCTTCTTTAATTCTAAAGCGAATGTTTTGAGTTTAAAATTGGACTCACGATCCATTTGGTTCAGAAAACTTGTGAGTGTAATAGTAGATTCATCTTTTGTGAATTTTTCCTTTTCATACACATCTTCGATCGTTTTCATCCGAATTCGTTCTAATTCGGATGCTTCTACCATTATATGATAACTTTCTTTGACATAGGACTCTAAGGATTTTCCGTCCGCAGAATGGATGGACGCTCTTTTTTTGCCTTCCAATTCCAGAAGGCGCTTGTAACAGTCTATTTCATTAGTAAATAAACTTCTAAGTGATTCTACCCAATCCAACATGCGAATTCCTTTTCCCTTATGGGAAGGATCGACGGATTCCCAAACTTGCTTAGGAAAATTTATAAAAATTTACTATTTTCAGGCCTATGTCACTAAAATCGCCGTGTACCAAAGTTTGTATGATGGACCCAGATTCAGGGCTCTGTGCGGGTTGCTATCGAACTATTGAAGAAATTGGGAATTGGTCTAGGATGACCGAAGAGGAGAGAGAAAAAGTTTGGAGTGAGCTCCCGCAACGAAAGGCGGGAAACTCTCTCAGGTAAATTGATTATTTAGTACCTTTATCAATCTTATTGCGGTGTTCTTCACACAATCTATAGAGTTGGTCTGTCGACGGATTTTTCTTTGTTACTTTTTTTCCGCATACAATACACATCCCTTGAGCTCTTCTTCGTTTGTATAACAACTGAACTCGCTCGGCACCGGAAAGATTGTATTTACTGATTTGAAGGCGAACCCCTTTTACTAAATAACTACCGATGGCAGATTCATCGCCTTTTTTAAGTTCGGCAAAAATCTTACTCAGCTCATCCGGTTTTATCGATTTAGGTTTCATACATTCTCCTGCTTTCTTGCTAAATTTAACTCTCTGTTAGATTCTAAATGTTAATGCAAATTAGTCAGTACCCACTAACGCGCAACACAATTTTAAAATCATATCCGAATTATCGAATATAGACGTAAAAACTAGGGATAAACTCTAAGATTAGAATCATTTTTGTCTTGGCAAAGTAAGATTATTGATTATGATCAAGTGTAAGGAGTCATGTATGGAAAAGAAATACAAAACACTCAAAGATTTTTTCCCTTTTTACTTGGAGGAACATAGCCATCCGTTCAATCGAGCTCTTCACTTTGTTGGATCAAGTCTCGCATTAGGATGCATCCTTGGATTTTTATCCACAGGTAAGTTCTATATCTTAGCCTTTGCTCTTGTTAGTGGGTATTTCTTCGCATGGATAGGACATTTTTTTGTAGAAAAGAACCGACCGGCAACCTTTACCTATCCATTTTATTCTTTTATCTCAGATTGGATCATGTATTTCAAAATGCTAACCGGTCGCATTGATGTAGAATTTGCCAAAATTAAGTCAAATAATAGCTAAGATGAAACTTGTTCTCAATTTGCTTGTAACTGCTGTTTTGTTCCTTGGTTGCCAACCGAAAGAGATTACTAAACAAGAGGTAACTTCTCTTCGGGATGGGAACCAAACAAATCTTCTTAGCTTTGCCAATTTGGTTTTACCAAAAATTTTAGGACAAGAATTCAAACGCTTTGAAACAGAAATAGATAAAGACCAAAAACACGAAGTACAAATTACTTATGGAAGTAATTCTGCGCTCACTTTCAATGATGCTTCGGAATACAGAAAAACAAATACCGAATACCATAGTTTAGTTTTACTTCGTACCAGTTATGCTTTGGCCCTCCATCATTTTCACAGATTTTCTTTAAGTCTTTCCAAACCGTTTTTCATTCAGGGAGAAAAGAATCCTGATGCAGAAATCCAAGAAGCCGAAATTTTCCGAACTACTATTTCCAAACCAGATTTGGATCATTTTTGGGAGAACCATCCCCAATTTGATCCCTATCGTGCACCTAAGTTAGGTGAGAAAGAATGGGAAAATGTAACAGGTGAAATTCAAAAATTGTGGAAAGTGGAATTGGATGAATTCAGTCGTGTTAAGGTGGAATGAGCCAAGGTTCACATTCACCTAATGCACGTTCCAATCGATCCAAATAAGATAGTTTAGGAATTTCATAGGCACCCAATTGCCAAGTCACATGATTGAGTTGTTGGGTGTCAAAAAGTTCAAATTGAGACTGGTTTAATTTTTCAAATAAATGAAAAAGTCCCACCTTTCCTGCATCGGATTCAAAAGAAAACATACTTTCCCCTGCAAAAAATTTGCCAATAGCAACCCCATAGACTCCGCCAACTAAAACATTCTCTGCATTCCAAACTTCTACAGAATGTGCCCAACCTTTTCTATTTAAGTCCGCATAACCTTCGATAAATCCTGGAGTGATCCAAGTATTATCTTTTTCTCTATAGGAACAAGCTTGCATGACAATAGGAAAAGCCTCATTAAAACTGATTCGAAATTTATTTTGTTTTACTTTTCTTTGTACAGTTTTGGAAAAATGAACTCTTTTTAAATCAAAAATAGCCCTAGGATCTAAACAATACCACCGAATAGGATCTTCCGACCAAGGAAAAATTCCGTGTTTGTATGCATATAACAGTCGCTCTACGGAAAAATCTCCACCCACAGCGACAAGGTCTTCCTTCCAAGTTCGTGGATTTTTAAAAAACTGATCGAAAGTCCTTTGTGTCAAGGTTCCAGTACATCCTTGGGATAATCATAAACTATTTTTACCTTCAGACTTTTTCCATTTTCATCGTTGATATTGGAAAGACCTTCAAATTGTAAAATTCTCCGCGTTTGCACATCATATACTAAAAAAAACGGTTTCACAACTTGTTTCAAAAGAAAATTATCAACCTCTAGTCTTAAATAAAGAGCTGGCCTACCCTTCCATTCACCATCTTTAATTTTCTCGGCAGCAAACTGATAATCATCTAACTGAACGGGAGCAAGAAAATGAAAAGACATTCTTTCCCCTTTCGATAAAAGTTCCCAATTGTTTCTGACAAAATAATCAAACCCACCATCCATCACCGCAGGAGACTTTGGTGTATAGGTCCTTTCGGAAAGAGGATCTTCTTTTTTTCGTTTGGAAAATAGACGGACCGATTTTCCTTTTACATCAGCACCTTCAATATATCCGTCTCGAAAGTCTTCGGTTTTAAATGTAGGAACTTCTGAGTTTTTATCGAACTCAATACGTTTGGTGCCAAAAACCTTTCCTTCAGCGTCTTTGTATTGGATATCAGAATAGATATGTTTTCCATTATTATAATATTCTTTATGATTGTCGGAATAAATATACTTACCTGTTTTCAGATCGTATGCCTTTCCGAAGTATTGGTATTTTGGTTTTTCTGCCAATAAAGGCAAAAATGATGGAAAAACTATGGCAAAAATTAGGATTTTACGTATCATACTGTTTAGACCATGAAAAAATACAGACTGACTGACCAAAGAACCGTTTTGGGAATTGTTTCCAAACTAACTACAACGATTCTGCAAGATAAGGATACGAAACAAAAGTTTACCCTTCAAAACCCAGTCGCTATCAACGATATCCTAAAATCAGTCCATATTACAATTTCTACCACTGATCCAATTGTTTCCAAACCAAAATCTTTAGTTTCTGTTCTTAAAGAAAATCGAATCGAACTTCGTGTGAAACCAGTGAATCCTTACCAAGATGATTTACTTCAAGTGTATGAAATCCTCATTGAACCTTTGGAGAGATCAGCCAAACGGGCAACGATTGAAGACATATCTGCTTATGAATTCAAAATGGCACAAACAGCCGATTTGGGAACTGTCATTTCCATTTATGGAAAAACTTCCATCATCAATCAAATTTTAAACCATTGGCAAATTCATTTGGAACAAGTATTAGCCAATTATGGATATTTTATTAAAAAAATTCAAATTGGTTTTTATTATGCCGTAGACACGCAGCTTATGGAAGCACTTGCTACCTCAAAAGCACCATATTACGTGCGTGATGCGAATAAGAGGATTTTTTATACGGAAAGAGAATTTTTTAGCCCCAAAAAACTTAGCGAAATATATATTCGTTCTTATTTGGATTCCCTGCTTTTAAATAATATCAAATCTACTTTGATATTTCCAATTTTTTCCAAAGGAAAAATCTTATTAGGTTACTTCGAAATAATTAGCAATTTGCCAGACCTTGGGAATCCAGTATTACAATCGGATATTGAAGGGGCGGAAGGAATTGGACCTTTACTAAATTTTTTAGATCAAAAGGCCGAAGAATTTGTATTCCAATTGGAATTCGCATACGCAAAGGATTGGGAAACAATTGTTCGCACAACACCCGTTAGAGATATTAGTCAAGATGGAAGAGGAATCGGAATTACCTTTCCCACGGGAACCAATATTGAAACAAGTACATTAGGTTCTCCTGTTTCTTTTCAGATGGTAATCAATTCTTCCCCCTACACTTTTTATGGAAGTTTACGAAGCATAAAAAAAGGAGAATCCGATTCCACAAACATTGGTGTCCAAATTTTCCAGTGTGACAAACCAGAGGGAATGTCATATCTTAGTGCTTATGCATCAAATTTAATTGGAGAGGCTGTTTCGTGACTCAGGAGCAATATGAAACAATCATAACGATACTTACAAAAATTCAGGATAGCGGTGGATCCGATCCTTACCGTTTGGTATTGTATTTAGTTCCCAATATGGGGATTATTTTTGGCACCACACTTTTGTTTTTTTTGTTTCAGTGGTGGCATAAACAAAAGATGGCACTCATCCAGTCTGGACAATACAAACCTTGGAGTTTTGACATCAGATTGTATTCCTTTTTCCTTGGTCTTTTGTTGACATTCACTGGTTTTGCCTTATCGTTTGTATTTATACTCGTCTTAGGAAGTTCTATGGCGATGTTAGGAGGGTTAATCCCATTCGCAATTGGACTCGGTCTCTTGACCTTCTACAAAATGTATCGGTAGACTCGGTACAACGTATCTGCAACGAGGAAGATTGGAATTCTGTTCAATCGATCCTAAGAGGAGACGTATCCCAATTCGAAGTCCTCATGAAACGATACCAAGGTATGGTATTTTCCCAGGCCAAAAAGGCCTTTCTCACCGAGGAAGAAGCGGAAGATTTTACCCAAGAAGTATTTTTAAAAGCCTATGAATCTTTAAGTCAGTTCCGAGGAGAATCTCAGTTTTCCACATGGTTATTTCAAATTGCAAGGTTTCGCCTAACAAAAGTTTTTAAGAAGAAAAAATTACCTATTGTTGATTGGCAAGAAGATATATCCGTTGTAGCGGACCTATCAAAACCTTCCGTAATTGAAATTTTAGATAAAGAAGAAACAAGTCATAACCTGCGATCCCTTGTTTCCAAATTACCAAAATCATACCAGTTGCCGATTCTTTTACATTATTTTGAAAACAAACCTCTCAAAGAAATTGCCGCCGATCTCAATATAAAACTTGGTACGATTAAAAGTCATATTTCTAGAGGAAAGGATTTATTAAGGAAATGGTGGTCACATGAAATCGAAGGTTGATTCCAGATCCAAGAACGAAATCACAGTTTTTAGAAATCCAGATCCACTCTTAAAGAATTTGGAATCATCTTCCATAATCCGCTTGCGAGTGTTAGGGCAAATTTTGCCTCTCAAGTTTTTATTCTCCTCAGTTGGCCTTTCGATTTTGTTATTTATGATTCCAATGGGAATTATGTTTTTATCAGTTTTTTATAACGAAAACACAGGATTACTTTTACCCATTTTGATTAGTTCCAGTTTGTTTTTCTGTTTTTACTCTCTTGTCCTTGGCTTTTTACTCCTCAACACAAGAATTCCTTTTCTGAATGAATGGAAAGAGAAACTTGGATTTGAAGAGGTTTAAAGTATTCGTGAAAGGTCTATTGGTTCTCCCACTGCTTTTATTTTCCGTTTCCCTTTCTGCCGAGGCGCTGCCTACTGCGGATGAATTTTTAAAAATGGATTTGGACAAGGCACTCCCTCTCATCGAATCCCTTTCTAAAGAAGATTCAAAAGTGCTTGTATCCGAACTCCGATCTGAAATCAAAAAATCCTACCCAAAAGCAGATCATTTTTATTTCCTCATTTCTCACTTGGAAGAAATCCAAGCCATTGAAAAAGAACAAGCCCGACTTCGTTCACTCCTTTGGGTGTACGGCCTTGCCTTCTTTTTGTTCTTCGGGTTCCTGGGATTTTTGTTACTCAGACAGCGCCAAGCGATCCGAGACATCAATCAGATGCTCGGGAAATAGATAGATATCGTTTCTTTGTAATCATTTTGTATTCTTTTTGTAATGAATCCCTGTTACTTTTGGATTAATTCATGAAAATACTAATTGTAGATGACGAAGAAGACATTGCAGGACTCATCCAATTCCATTTAGAGGAAGAAGGATTCCAGACCGAAGTTTGTCATAATGGGATGGAAGTCCTCCCACGTTTGGAAAAACACCTACCCGACGGAATCATTTTAGATCTGATGTTGCCGGGAATTGGTGGAATGGATCTTTGTAGACGCATCAAAGAAAAATACCCTCATATTCCTATTTTAATGGTAACAGCAAAAACCGGGGAAACCGATGTGGTTCTTGGTCTTGAATTAGGTGCTGACGATTACATACGTAAACCATTCAACATCCGCGAACTTGTTGCCCGCGTAAGAACCGTTACACGAAGAACTACAGACCCAAACCAAGAAGTCCAAGGAACCATTTCCACTGGAAAAATACAAATCAATCCAACGGCACACAAAGTGTTTGTAGAAGGTACCGAGATTGACCTAACGTTAATCGAATTCAAACTTTTACAACTGTTCGCTGGAAACCCGGGAGTTGCTTTTTCAAGAGACAAACTACTCGATCGAATTTGGGGAAAAGATGTTTTTGTAACGGACAGAACCGTTGATGTAAATATAAAACGGCTTCGTGACAAATTACTTTCTGAAAAAGAAAGATTAGAAACGATCCGCGGGGTCGGTTACCGATTCCGAGATGCGTAGTTTTTTTTCTACATTACTTTTACTCAACTGGGGTCTCTTACTTGTTTTACTGACCCTAGCTTTGGGTGTGTTTTATATCTATGATTTAGTGGTACCTGCAGTCCGCCCGCTCATTTTGTTTGGATTTGTATTAATTACCATATTTGGAACATTTTATATTTCAACAAACATTGCGATGCGAATTACAGATCCGCTAGCTACTGTTGAGAAAAAAACGAAAGAGATCAACGCCGGAGATTTTGGAGTTGAACTATCTTCTCCTGATATTCGTGAGCTCGCCACATTAACATCCTCTATCAATGAAATGGCTAGACGACTCAAAGTCCAATTTTTGGATCTGACAGTTGAAAAAGAGAAATTTAATTATTTATTACAAAATCTAAAAGAAGGTGTTTTTGCTATCGATAGAAATGAAAAATTTTTATTTTTAAATCGTAATATCTCTGACACCTTAATTGAAAAAAATTCCCAATTTAAAGCTTATACACCCGCAATCAAAAACAAAGAACTCTTAAACTTTATAAAAGAGAAAATCCAAAAGGGTGTAGAAGGAAAAACAGAATTCCAAGATGGACTTCATTTTTACACAGCTCGCATTTACCCAATCAAATCTGATTCCATGATTCAATTGTTTATTGGAGTTTTGTCAGATATAACTGAAGATAGACAAAACCAACTCATTAGAGAACAATTTTTTCAAAATGCTTCTCATGAATTAAAAACTCCCATAACATCAATTAAAGGTTATGCGGAAACTTTAGAGTATAAATTAAAACTTCCACAAGATTCGAATGAACGAAAATTTTTAGATGCCATTCTTAGAAATACTGACCGACTCATTCGAATTGTAGAAGATATGTTGACAGTTTCTAGATTGGAAAATCATAAAACAGTATTAAACCTTACCGAGTTTTCTCTGTTTGATTTGGTAAAAAATGTTTCCGAATCCTTGGGTGTGATTTACTCCCAAAAAAAACAAAATTTAGTTTTAGATATTCCATCAGATTTTCGTGTAAAGGCAGACCGACTCCTCCTTGAGGATTTGTTAGTGAATTTGATATCCAATGCCTCTGCTTATAGCCCGGAAGGTTCTAGTGTCATTGTCAGAACTTCTTCTACAGAGGACAAAAATCAAATCCAAGTCATCGATCATGGCATTGGTATTTCTGCAGAAGACGCCGAACGAATTTTTGAACGTTTTTTCCGGGTGGATACCAATCGTTCAAGAAAAGAGGGTGGCACGGGTCTTGGCCTTTCCATTGTCAAACACATTGCTAGACTCCATTCAGGAGAGGTTTCCGTAACTTCCAACCCGAAAGGTGGCTCCATTTTCACCTTTGAGTTTCCCAAAAAATAGATTCTAGTAAGAGAAATCGCCGGATAGAATATTGGTATCCGGTAGGTTATTTATGAAGTTTCCATTGGGATTTTATTCCTTCGGCAAAAACATCGGGATCAAAGACAGTAGTTTAGATTTTGCAGTCATATATTCGGAAAATCGATGTAAGGCGGCAGCCGTTTTTACACGGAATAATTTTCCAGGTGCACCTATTTATGTGGGCCGCGACCATATAAAAGATGGGCATTTGCAAGCCATTGTCATCAATTCTAAAAATTCCAATGTCGCAACTGGGGAACAAGGAATCAAAAACTCCTACCAAATTTGTATAGAACTTGGAAAATCTTTAGGTATTCCTGCCGAAGACATTCTTCCTTCCTCTACGGGAGTGATTGGTGTTCCACTACCAATAGAAAAAATACTTAACGCTTGTTCTACGGCAAAAGCAGATTTAAAACCAGGCAATTTAGATGAAGTTGCTGAAGCAATCATGACAACGGACACTCGTAAAAAAATCTCCTATCGCACGATGACCAACCAAGCAGGAGAAGGAGTGATGTTTGGTATTGCCAAAGGTGCAGGAATGATTGAACCCAATATGGCTACCATGTTGTCTTATATTCTTTGCGACTACTTGCCTGAATCAGGTGACCTACCGGGAATTCTAAAACGAGTGGTGGATGTAACTTACAATTGTGTGACCATTGATTCAGATACCTCTACAAGTGATACAGTGGTTCTTATGTGTTCTGGTGTTCTCGGTTCCATTCCAGATGATGTTTTTGAATCTCATTTAAGAGAAATTGCAACAGACCTTTCCAAAATGATTGCTCGAGATGGAGAAGGAGCATCAAAACTCATTGAACTTACGGTATCGCACGGCAGAGACGATATGCAGGTGACAAAAATTGGGAAATCCATTCTCAATTCACCTCTTGTGAAAACAGCCATTTACGGTGGTGATCCCAACTGGGGAAGGTTTGTGATGGCAATTGGAAAAGTATTTGATGAACCAATTCCATACGACTCATTAGAAATCCAATTAGGTGGAATATCCGTAAAGGGTGCAGATAATAACACCAAAACAAAGTTAGCAGAATATTTAAAATCAAATGAAGAAATCCATATCTCTGTGATTCTAAATACTGGATCTTTCCAAAAAACATTCTGGAGTTGTGATTTTACGGAAGGATATATTCAAGAAAACGCATACTATACAACATGAATTCAAATAAATTCAAAAGTGCATTCAAATATTTTTTACCTTCGAGTTATCAATTAAAACTTTCGGTAACCAATATCTTTACACGTACTTTATTTATTTTATTAGTATATGTTTCCTATTTTCTGATTTTATCGCAAATTCCAGAACCTATGTCTTATCGTTTGGAACTTGCACTACTTTTAACCAGTGCCTTTGCTCTGATTTTATATCTTCCTATCATCGAAAGACTTACACGTTACATTCGAACAAGATTTTTATCTGAATATCTGACAGAAGATGCAGAATCATACCGGCAAGCCATCAAACGATTTAACTTTGATGCACTAATCAAAAATGTTTTTCCTGATATGGTGAAAATCACAGGAAGCCATTCCGGTACTATGGCTGTGTTAACACATAATGGAACTTTCGCCTTCCACTCATATTTTCGGGGCCGCCAAAAAAAGCTAAGTCCGACAAAAGACATAACAGTCAAAACAAGTTTTCAATCTTTTTTGCTTAGCAAACGAAATGGAGCTTCTGTTGCGGAAACTTATTCTCTGGAAAACATCAATAATGACTTCATGGAACTCCATGCGAATTACATTTATCCATTTATATTTAGGGAAAAACTATTTGGATTCATAGCTGTTTCCAATATTCCCAATACGGATGCAACACATAGTTTATCACTTCTTGCAGGACAATCAGCCTTAACAATACATAACCACATTCTTTCCTATCATATTTCAGAAAACAAAAAGTACCAAAAAGAAGCGGCTTATGCGGTGCGCGTTCAAAACCTTTTAGAAACAGGAACAATTCCTGATCTAATGGGTTGGAAAATCACGGCCTTTAAAAGAACAAGTAGAAACTTAATCGAGTTTTTTCAAGTAGAGGATGGAAGTTGGTTTTTTGTCATTCTTAATGCGGGAAAATCTTACCAACATATTGGCATCATACTTTCTTATATATTAGGTGTGGTTTATTCACAATCAAGACTTCGTATTTTAAAAGGATTTTCAGATATAAAATCTTTAATACAATCCACCTTTCAAAAGTTAGACTGGAAAGAAAATTACGAAATGATAATTGGAAAAATTGGATATTCTGAACTTTATATAATTCAGGAAGGCAAACAATTTCGTATTACCAGAAACTCTGAAGAAGTTGTGGCAAGTATGGGTTGGAAAAATATGATTAACATGGATAAAGGACCCATCCTCATCCAACAAAGAGGTGAACCAATTCTAAAATTTATTTTCGAAGAGCCGGAAGTCAAATGAGAGAACTTGCCATCACCATACTTTCTTCACTTTTGTTTTTTTTAATCCTTCTCTTTGCTTTTATAGGATTTCAAAATAACGCAAAAAGACTTCCCTTTTATTATTATCCTTCGGGGCTCATTGTAAATATTGGTGAAGGAAACCGCGCCCACTGGGGAAACTCAGTAGTTCAGGAAGATTTAGAAAAATTTGAATCTATCACAGATTTTTCAAAAATTGATTCCTTTCCATTACACTTAAAAAATTACAAAGGTGAAGTTTATGAAGTTAATTTCAATTTAATTACCGTTCGCAAAACAGATGTTCTCAATGTATTTTTTTCCGATTTATTTTTGGCATTTTTTAGTCTTGCAATTGCTGTATATTTTTATTATTCCACAAGAGATGCACTGATATTTGGTTTCTTCTTTAATTTTGGCCTCGTCATTCTTTCCAATGTTTTTGTATTAACTTTTAATAATTCCATTTTTCTTTTTGTACTAACACTCTATTTTGGGAGTTTTTTACAATATCATTTAATCTACAGGTTACGCGGAAAAGAGATCAATTCAAAATGGTTATTACCACAAATATTAATTTCTTTTATTATGGCAATGATCGCATCACAAGAAAAGTACGATATGGTGCTTATCGAAAGAGTGGTTTTGGTAGCTCATGCTATAACCGTTTTATTTGGTTCCATCAATATTATTGCTAATATCTATGAAATAATACGATCGAAACCGCAAGAGGAAGCTCTTCTAAAGAGGATTATTTTAGTTTCATCCATTTTCCTTTACGTAGCCCTTCCTAGTAGCATCATCTTCTTTGATGGTTACCCTTGGTTTTTTGTACATCGATCCTTTTTTATAACTACTTACCTTTTATTCATTCTCTCTTTTTTCTACGGAACATATCGTTATACGTTTGTACCATCGCTAGTCATTTTTACTCCAAGTATTGTCACATTGATTTTGGTTTCTATCATTTTGGGAACCTATATAGGTTCTATTTTTATTTTAGATTTTATACTTCCCATTCGCTATTTAAAAGACCGTTGGGTATTTAATCTAATTTATCTTTTTTTAGTAACTGCATATTTGATTCCACTCAAACTAAAAGTTAAAGAGTTATTTGATTATTGGTTTTTTGAACAAAACCCAAAACTCAGCGAAGGGATCAATAAAATTGCCGGACTATTATCTTCTCCGCTTTCGATGCGAAAAACAATCCTAACCATCAACCGAACTGTCAAAGAGACTGTAAATATTTCAAATATCATTATTTTGATTCCTGGCGATCAATTTGCTAGTACAGACTTAAAAAACATAAACTTCGTACGAATTTCGCCTCAATCAGAAATATGGAATTATTTCAAAAGTACTGATCGCGTAACAGTAACTTCCCATTTGGAATATGGTATTGGACTAAGAGAGACTTTATATAATTTTCTAAAAGGCTTAAATGTTCAGTTAGCATTCCCAGCTTATGACTCCTCCTCTAACAAAAAAAACATCCAAGCAATGATTCTTATTGGAGAGAAATTAGATAAAAAATATTTCTCTATTGGTGAATTAAAATTTATCAATGAAGTTGTCAAAATTTCAGGGATGTTACTCGAAAACTATAGTTTATTAGAAGATGAAATACAGAAACGTAAAATCGTAAGGGATATTCAAACAGCTTCCATTGTTGACAATACTCTCAGACTCATATTACCAAGTGAAATCAAAGGTATTGATTACGGTTATATTTCCAAACCTGCTGTGGGAATTTCAGGAGATTATTTAGATATCATTCCTTTATCTCAAACAAAAATGATTGTCTTGTTAGGTGATGTTGCTGGACATGGATTGGGAACTGGATTTTTAGTTAGCGCGATCAAAGGAATTGTTAGAGAACAACTCAGAAATGGAACTTCCCTCGAAGGTTTATTTCGCGAAATCAATTCGTTTTTTCGTGCTCGTTATAAAGGAAACGAGTTTATGACTCTCCTCGGAGGAGTTTTTGACTCCAATGAAAATGTTTTTAAATATGTAAATGCAGGTCATCTATCATTAATTGAAATGCGAGCCGATGGACAAATTAAATTACATTCCAAAACGCAAAGAGTTCTCGGAATTTTAGAAACTGATTACCATGCCCAAGAATTAAAATTAATCCCAGGTACTAAATTATTCCTCTACTCTGATGGAATCACAGAAGCCTTTAGTGAACGCGATGAGATTTTTGGAGAGGAAACTTTAATCGAATTTTTGCACTTTAATGCCGAAAAAACCGTAAAAGAAATCCCCGCCCTACTTGATGTGAAGATGACAAATTTTCGCGGGAACCGAGAACAATCGGATGATATTACATTTATTGGTCTTTCTTTTACCCCCAATTAGCCGATACTGAAACTGATGATGGCAGAAAAACCGGTCAAATTTGTCATTTTTCTTTC carries:
- a CDS encoding SpoIIE family protein phosphatase; protein product: MRELAITILSSLLFFLILLFAFIGFQNNAKRLPFYYYPSGLIVNIGEGNRAHWGNSVVQEDLEKFESITDFSKIDSFPLHLKNYKGEVYEVNFNLITVRKTDVLNVFFSDLFLAFFSLAIAVYFYYSTRDALIFGFFFNFGLVILSNVFVLTFNNSIFLFVLTLYFGSFLQYHLIYRLRGKEINSKWLLPQILISFIMAMIASQEKYDMVLIERVVLVAHAITVLFGSINIIANIYEIIRSKPQEEALLKRIILVSSIFLYVALPSSIIFFDGYPWFFVHRSFFITTYLLFILSFFYGTYRYTFVPSLVIFTPSIVTLILVSIILGTYIGSIFILDFILPIRYLKDRWVFNLIYLFLVTAYLIPLKLKVKELFDYWFFEQNPKLSEGINKIAGLLSSPLSMRKTILTINRTVKETVNISNIIILIPGDQFASTDLKNINFVRISPQSEIWNYFKSTDRVTVTSHLEYGIGLRETLYNFLKGLNVQLAFPAYDSSSNKKNIQAMILIGEKLDKKYFSIGELKFINEVVKISGMLLENYSLLEDEIQKRKIVRDIQTASIVDNTLRLILPSEIKGIDYGYISKPAVGISGDYLDIIPLSQTKMIVLLGDVAGHGLGTGFLVSAIKGIVREQLRNGTSLEGLFREINSFFRARYKGNEFMTLLGGVFDSNENVFKYVNAGHLSLIEMRADGQIKLHSKTQRVLGILETDYHAQELKLIPGTKLFLYSDGITEAFSERDEIFGEETLIEFLHFNAEKTVKEIPALLDVKMTNFRGNREQSDDITFIGLSFTPN